A portion of the Caenorhabditis elegans chromosome III genome contains these proteins:
- the mlp-1 gene encoding Cysteine-rich protein 1 (Confirmed by transcript evidence): MPFKPVEHPKCPKCGKSVYAAEEMSAGGYKWHKFCFKCNMCNKLLDSCTVAPHEAELYCKQCHGRKFGPKGVGFGLGAGCLTTDSGENNRPMTAEAFTAPINPSHS, from the exons ATGCCATTCAAGCCTGTGGAGCACCCAAAATGCCCGAAGTGCGGCAAAAGTGTGTACGCCGCAGAGGAGATGTCCGCCGGCGGATACAAATGGCACAAGTTCTGCTTCAAGTGCA ACATGTGCAACAAGCTTCTCGACTCGTGCACTGTTGCTCCGCATGAGGCAGAACTCTACTGCAAACAGTGCCACGGACGCAAATTCGGACCAAAGGGAGTCGGATTTGGACTTGGTGCTGGATGCTTGACAACTGATTCCGGAGAAAA caatcgTCCTATGACAGCCGAGGCATTCACCGCACCAATCAATCCTTCCCATAGCTGA
- the mlp-1 gene encoding Cysteine-rich protein 1 (Confirmed by transcript evidence): MPFKPVEHPKCPKCGKSVYAAEEMSAGGYKWHKFCFKCSMCNKLLDSMSCCEHQAQLFCKQCHCRRYGPKGIGFGIGAGSLTMDTGEQFGNTEVDMTNRPMTAEAFTAPINPSHS, from the exons ATGCCATTCAAGCCTGTGGAGCACCCAAAATGCCCGAAGTGCGGCAAAAGTGTGTACGCCGCAGAGGAGATGTCCGCCGGCGGATACAAATGGCACAAGTTCTGCTTCAAGTGCA GTATGTGTAACAAATTATTGGATTCAATGTCATGCTGTGAACATCAAGCACAACTCTTCTGTAAGCAGTGTCATTGCAGGCGATATGGGCCAAAG GGAATCGGTTTCGGAATCGGCGCCGGATCATTGACAATGGATACTGGAGAACAATTTGGAAATACTGAAGTTGATATGAC caatcgTCCTATGACAGCCGAGGCATTCACCGCACCAATCAATCCTTCCCATAGCTGA
- the mlp-1 gene encoding Cysteine-rich protein 1 (Confirmed by transcript evidence), with amino-acid sequence MPFKPVEHPKCPKCGKSVYAAEEMSAGGYKWHKFCFKCNMCNKLLDSCTVAPHEAELYCKQCHGRKFGPKGVGFGLGAGCLTTDSGEKFGGSKQTNRPMTAEAFTAPINPSHS; translated from the exons ATGCCATTCAAGCCTGTGGAGCACCCAAAATGCCCGAAGTGCGGCAAAAGTGTGTACGCCGCAGAGGAGATGTCCGCCGGCGGATACAAATGGCACAAGTTCTGCTTCAAGTGCA ACATGTGCAACAAGCTTCTCGACTCGTGCACTGTTGCTCCGCATGAGGCAGAACTCTACTGCAAACAGTGCCACGGACGCAAATTCGGACCAAAGGGAGTCGGATTTGGACTTGGTGCTGGATGCTTGACAACTGATTCCGGAGAAAAGTTCGGTGGATCCAAACAGAC caatcgTCCTATGACAGCCGAGGCATTCACCGCACCAATCAATCCTTCCCATAGCTGA
- the mlp-1 gene encoding Cysteine-rich protein 1 (Confirmed by transcript evidence) — MPFKPVEHPKCPKCGKSVYAAEEMSAGGYKWHKFCFKCNMCNKLLDSCTVAPHEAELYCKQCHGRKFGPKGVGFGLGAGCLTTDSGEKFGGSKQT; from the exons ATGCCATTCAAGCCTGTGGAGCACCCAAAATGCCCGAAGTGCGGCAAAAGTGTGTACGCCGCAGAGGAGATGTCCGCCGGCGGATACAAATGGCACAAGTTCTGCTTCAAGTGCA ACATGTGCAACAAGCTTCTCGACTCGTGCACTGTTGCTCCGCATGAGGCAGAACTCTACTGCAAACAGTGCCACGGACGCAAATTCGGACCAAAGGGAGTCGGATTTGGACTTGGTGCTGGATGCTTGACAACTGATTCCGGAGAAAAGTTCGGTGGATCCAAACAGACGTAA